Proteins from one Staphylococcus sp. IVB6214 genomic window:
- a CDS encoding MmcQ/YjbR family DNA-binding protein — protein sequence MITRDEILEYVKTAYGISPDYPWEKYPNYVALRHQGNHKWFGLIVDITADKIGLDCDKVIDVMNVKVEKELIGALRRKKGVYEAYHMNKANWVTLNLEELASFDELIEFIESSYDLTS from the coding sequence ATGATAACACGTGATGAAATTCTAGAATATGTGAAGACAGCATATGGTATATCACCTGACTATCCATGGGAGAAGTATCCAAATTATGTAGCTTTGAGACATCAAGGGAATCATAAGTGGTTTGGACTTATTGTAGACATTACGGCTGATAAAATCGGATTAGACTGCGATAAAGTGATTGATGTTATGAATGTCAAGGTTGAGAAGGAATTGATAGGTGCATTGAGACGAAAGAAGGGTGTTTATGAAGCTTATCACATGAATAAAGCCAACTGGGTGACACTGAATTTGGAAGAACTGGCATCGTTTGATGAACTGATAGAATTCATCGAATCGAGTTATGATTTAACGAGTTAA
- a CDS encoding nitronate monooxygenase, which produces MTVEKVIILKNRVTEVLGIEKPIIQGPMFWLTSGKFVGAISKTGALGVLGFNAGQTETSETLEKSVENMRKEIEIARSITSNPIGMNVSPSPEVEEVSQAMFDLMVETGVEVAVMVGVFDKEWTKHYHDNGIKVIFRPHTPTVENVEEAIQGGADVIVATGFDEGGTVPDRVIGTFSIIPLIVDAVNGRVPVLGAGGIADERTAKAAMVLGAEGIYVGSAFLMAEESNMAQNIKEQVKEVNATDMLMYNDYSSYYRSIPGELPNKLQEMSDNGATKQEIFEKHYGYKGMRNGMVFGDLTKGYASFGLGISFMNEIEPAAAIVDRFMRGIES; this is translated from the coding sequence ATGACAGTAGAAAAGGTGATTATTTTGAAAAATCGTGTAACAGAAGTATTAGGAATTGAAAAACCCATTATACAAGGACCAATGTTCTGGTTAACGAGTGGTAAGTTTGTTGGTGCAATCAGTAAGACAGGGGCTTTAGGTGTATTAGGCTTTAATGCGGGACAAACTGAAACGTCGGAAACGCTAGAAAAATCAGTTGAAAATATGCGTAAAGAAATTGAAATTGCAAGATCGATTACAAGTAACCCAATCGGAATGAATGTGAGTCCATCACCAGAAGTTGAAGAAGTTTCACAAGCAATGTTTGATCTCATGGTAGAAACGGGTGTTGAAGTTGCAGTTATGGTAGGTGTATTTGATAAAGAATGGACAAAACATTACCATGATAACGGTATAAAAGTTATCTTCCGTCCGCATACACCGACAGTAGAAAATGTTGAAGAAGCAATTCAAGGCGGGGCAGATGTCATTGTAGCAACTGGATTTGACGAAGGGGGAACAGTACCTGATCGTGTCATTGGTACGTTCTCAATTATTCCACTTATTGTAGATGCAGTGAATGGACGTGTGCCAGTGCTTGGTGCGGGTGGTATTGCAGATGAACGTACAGCAAAAGCAGCTATGGTATTGGGTGCAGAAGGTATCTATGTCGGTAGTGCTTTCTTAATGGCTGAAGAGTCAAATATGGCGCAAAATATTAAAGAACAAGTTAAAGAGGTCAATGCAACAGATATGCTGATGTACAACGATTATAGTTCTTACTATCGTTCAATTCCGGGTGAATTACCAAATAAACTCCAAGAGATGAGCGATAATGGGGCAACGAAACAAGAAATTTTTGAAAAGCATTATGGTTACAAAGGTATGCGTAATGGTATGGTATTTGGTGATTTAACGAAAGGTTATGCATCATTTGGTCTCGGTATCTCATTTATGAATGAAATTGAGCCGGCAGCAGCAATTGTAGATCGTTTTATGCGTGGAATCGAATCATAA
- a CDS encoding TetR/AcrR family transcriptional regulator: MNKNDLRYKKTEWNLHHSYLTLLETLPCKEITIKKICEYALCSRNTFYLHYTSKDHLHESMVNTLLDKMSAAFKSHVNHAKQIDTKLYLSYIEAIINSVLDNKRMMTVFAKNDNGLFFKQFCENIETAVYDETSSISQQENTAIKKLYTAYLAASLTGFIFEWLSNDDITDDIAKKALHQIHIHTMSTFTKSL, translated from the coding sequence ATGAATAAAAATGATTTACGTTATAAAAAAACAGAATGGAATCTTCACCACAGTTATTTAACTTTACTAGAAACACTGCCATGTAAAGAGATTACAATTAAAAAAATTTGTGAGTATGCACTATGTAGCCGTAATACATTTTATTTACATTACACATCAAAAGACCATTTGCATGAATCAATGGTTAACACACTTTTAGACAAAATGTCTGCAGCATTCAAATCACACGTCAATCATGCGAAACAAATTGATACAAAGCTTTATCTTTCATATATAGAAGCGATTATAAATAGTGTCTTAGACAATAAACGAATGATGACGGTATTCGCAAAAAATGATAATGGGCTATTCTTCAAACAATTTTGCGAAAATATTGAGACTGCTGTTTATGACGAAACATCATCCATCTCTCAACAAGAAAATACTGCTATAAAAAAACTATATACAGCCTATCTTGCTGCCAGTCTGACTGGATTTATTTTTGAATGGCTCAGCAATGATGACATTACAGATGATATCGCTAAGAAAGCATTACACCAGATCCACATTCACACGATGTCTACCTTTACCAAGTCCTTATAG
- a CDS encoding DUF5937 family protein, with translation MPITIEFSKYALKTDEILIQRIQFVYSPLNELFRSLHVLLNPRHHGTNIDWVIKIQDKLTDEFYENLHYFNLFYELGVSPILLCNFRYHSMDIEEEIWNLKNFLINYPTNQLIEDLVKTIKDRESSFIPTLAKGLEWKDFTLDKSNELFNDLERDASKAYSRLFTFIDWYRKEIFDKTWEEKSIKQKLLKEIQRQSLYLREKGFAEMFNHSQIDRIHWRQGKLIIIKPFDQKIQLQDSDSIMLLPSYFVWPHLFVENFEQGLAITYDITGQNSYYNSTPENLIIIFKALSDPIRLQIMNYIIDKPSTTQSLAQIFLMSNSSISRHLQILKEAKLLKTKKVKKYVLYEATQLVTELMPNFYEFLKK, from the coding sequence ATGCCTATTACTATTGAATTTAGTAAATATGCTCTTAAAACAGATGAAATTTTGATACAAAGAATACAATTTGTGTATTCTCCTTTAAATGAACTTTTTAGAAGTTTGCATGTCTTATTAAACCCTCGTCATCATGGTACAAATATAGATTGGGTTATTAAGATACAAGATAAATTAACAGATGAATTTTATGAAAATCTACATTATTTCAACTTATTTTATGAACTGGGTGTTTCTCCTATTTTACTTTGTAATTTTCGTTATCATTCAATGGATATTGAGGAAGAGATATGGAATTTAAAGAATTTTCTTATTAACTATCCTACCAATCAATTAATTGAAGATTTAGTAAAAACAATTAAGGATAGAGAAAGCTCCTTTATCCCAACGCTAGCAAAAGGGTTAGAATGGAAAGATTTTACTCTCGATAAGAGCAATGAATTATTTAATGATTTAGAAAGAGATGCATCAAAAGCTTATAGTAGACTCTTTACATTTATAGACTGGTATCGAAAAGAAATTTTTGATAAAACTTGGGAAGAAAAATCAATTAAACAGAAACTTTTAAAGGAAATACAAAGGCAGTCATTATATTTAAGAGAAAAAGGTTTTGCAGAGATGTTCAACCATTCACAAATTGATAGAATTCATTGGCGTCAAGGAAAATTAATTATTATTAAACCGTTCGACCAAAAAATCCAGTTGCAAGATAGTGATTCTATCATGTTGTTACCTAGTTATTTTGTTTGGCCTCATTTATTTGTAGAAAATTTTGAGCAAGGACTTGCTATTACTTATGATATTACAGGACAGAATAGTTACTATAATTCTACACCAGAAAATTTAATTATAATTTTTAAGGCACTGAGTGATCCTATACGTTTGCAGATTATGAATTATATTATTGATAAACCGAGTACAACTCAATCTTTAGCGCAAATTTTTTTAATGAGTAATTCAAGTATTTCTAGACACTTACAAATTTTAAAAGAAGCCAAATTATTAAAAACAAAGAAAGTGAAGAAATATGTTTTATATGAGGCTACACAGTTAGTTACTGAACTTATGCCAAACTTTTATGAGTTTTTAAAAAAATAA
- a CDS encoding ThiF family adenylyltransferase — MIRDTKHLLYTAKSNEEMYWERVNRSLGWLGNTETEQKERQEKLKNAVIGIAGTGGIGGQLAQRLVRLGVRNLKLADPDTFDVSNMNRQMGADLEHLGKNKAEVVAEMTYALNHDVNIAVYPEGITPKTAKNFVEDCDYILDQMDFYEIANRYALHRAFRNSDKAKFIFKVPTVAHGTYIFKYTKESMTIEDVYGINENSPLSPEVIHRLMERIIPKMPNYPSRKTLDHWFVDLERMPIFAACPPVAEGVLAERLSQEIIGIDQLPDSASIPVQPGYVYFDTLSWSTEIHEGKWWTDESKI; from the coding sequence ATGATTCGCGACACTAAACACTTACTTTACACTGCCAAGTCCAATGAAGAAATGTACTGGGAACGAGTTAATAGAAGTCTAGGTTGGCTTGGAAATACTGAAACAGAACAAAAAGAAAGACAAGAAAAACTAAAGAATGCTGTTATAGGAATTGCCGGGACTGGTGGAATTGGTGGTCAACTAGCACAAAGACTCGTTAGACTCGGAGTAAGAAATCTAAAACTGGCTGATCCTGACACTTTCGATGTTTCTAATATGAATAGACAGATGGGTGCGGATTTAGAACATTTAGGTAAAAATAAAGCTGAAGTTGTAGCTGAAATGACATATGCCTTAAATCATGATGTAAATATTGCTGTTTACCCTGAAGGAATTACTCCAAAAACGGCTAAAAATTTTGTAGAAGACTGTGATTATATTTTAGATCAAATGGACTTTTATGAAATTGCAAATCGGTACGCATTACATCGTGCCTTTAGAAATTCAGATAAAGCAAAATTCATTTTTAAAGTTCCAACAGTAGCTCATGGTACTTATATTTTTAAATATACTAAAGAGTCCATGACAATTGAAGACGTATATGGAATTAATGAAAACTCACCTTTATCTCCTGAAGTTATTCATCGCCTAATGGAAAGAATTATTCCTAAAATGCCCAATTATCCAAGCCGTAAAACTCTGGATCATTGGTTTGTTGATTTGGAAAGAATGCCAATTTTTGCGGCATGTCCTCCCGTTGCCGAAGGTGTATTAGCAGAACGCCTGTCACAAGAAATAATAGGTATTGACCAATTACCAGATTCAGCCAGCATTCCCGTTCAACCAGGCTACGTCTACTTTGATACCTTAAGCTGGTCAACTGAAATTCACGAAGGAAAGTGGTGGACCGATGAATCAAAAATTTAA
- a CDS encoding formyltransferase family protein: MNQKFNIILFSEVNSKFGMSFFKRIYYNNNFEITALVTTPKGKLCSYYIGESDTVDLEKFAFSKNIPVYRPDNIKTDSLYESLKMHSPDYLLIANYQMILSPNLIKLPKYDTLNFHPSLLPKYAGLSPFFWMAKKGEKESGVTCIKVVPVIDGGDIVKQLPIKLTGNETTREIRDKLFEKSIDLLDEVLNDIVQQSIKSYPQNILERDYFSKPTESDMLIDHNIKVNEALSILRACAPESAFLDLDTKKIKINAVSWSPMSKGIMYHLKDGKLYFIPENHKELSS, from the coding sequence ATGAATCAAAAATTTAATATCATCCTTTTTTCTGAAGTAAATTCAAAATTTGGGATGTCTTTTTTTAAACGAATTTATTATAATAATAACTTTGAAATAACGGCCTTAGTAACCACACCTAAAGGTAAACTCTGTTCGTATTATATTGGAGAATCCGATACTGTTGACTTAGAAAAATTTGCTTTTTCTAAAAATATTCCTGTTTATCGTCCAGATAACATTAAAACCGATTCCCTTTATGAAAGTTTAAAAATGCATTCTCCTGATTATCTTTTAATAGCTAATTATCAAATGATTTTATCGCCAAATCTCATAAAATTACCAAAATATGATACTCTGAATTTCCATCCAAGTCTGCTACCTAAATACGCTGGGCTTTCTCCGTTTTTTTGGATGGCTAAAAAAGGAGAGAAAGAAAGTGGTGTAACTTGTATTAAAGTTGTGCCCGTAATAGATGGTGGTGATATTGTAAAACAATTACCAATTAAACTCACAGGAAATGAAACAACTCGTGAAATTCGTGATAAACTTTTTGAGAAATCTATAGATTTACTTGATGAAGTACTCAATGATATTGTGCAACAATCAATAAAATCGTACCCTCAAAATATTCTTGAAAGAGATTACTTTAGTAAACCCACCGAGAGTGATATGCTAATTGATCATAATATTAAAGTGAACGAAGCATTATCAATTTTAAGAGCCTGTGCCCCTGAATCAGCCTTTTTGGATCTTGATACTAAAAAAATAAAGATTAATGCAGTTTCTTGGTCTCCTATGTCTAAAGGTATTATGTACCATTTAAAAGATGGTAAATTATACTTCATCCCTGAAAATCATAAGGAATTAAGTTCATGA
- a CDS encoding MFS transporter gives MNRKLQDLLIIIIAGTGMLLSTLDTGIINVAISFLKGHFQTTTDIISFTISGYTLALAVSILPLGILSDSYGKLKISYLGFIIFGISSLICGFADSIHWLIVGRIFQGIGAAALQATSAALITTLVSEKRQNNAISILGVMIGLGPVLGPFLRGILISLNLWNFIFWINIPFTIIAIICNQYLINRLSEKTSQRPFDYLGFFLNTQMLVFLLIGLFLLNKHQFLVVSILLILLSLLLGTAFYHVESNNRNALVDIVNLKNNPKLINYLFQTFAFGFASAVIFLIPPFIFQQIYHLNIEQIRLLVLGAPAGLILFSKITGKLNDGSKNTLFSHFGLKIILLSLVFLLILSPNLPYLFLTLGLFTYGIGGGYFQPANIANIMQESPIELQGSTGALQRMIQNVSISIGSAIASTCINLWSDNLLLATRMSWGITLVIIFLSLNGVSKLLKQKN, from the coding sequence ATGAATAGAAAGCTACAGGATTTGCTGATAATAATTATTGCTGGTACGGGAATGCTATTATCGACGCTTGATACAGGTATTATTAATGTGGCAATATCTTTTTTGAAAGGTCATTTTCAAACAACAACTGATATTATATCTTTCACCATAAGTGGTTATACTTTAGCATTAGCTGTCTCTATTTTACCTTTAGGCATATTAAGTGATAGCTATGGAAAATTAAAAATTTCTTATTTAGGATTTATTATCTTTGGAATAAGTTCATTAATTTGTGGTTTTGCTGATAGTATTCATTGGCTTATTGTAGGTAGAATCTTTCAAGGTATAGGAGCCGCAGCTTTACAAGCTACTTCAGCTGCCTTAATTACAACTTTAGTTTCTGAAAAGCGCCAAAATAACGCAATTAGCATTTTAGGAGTTATGATTGGTTTAGGTCCTGTCTTGGGGCCATTCTTACGTGGCATATTAATTTCTTTAAATCTATGGAATTTTATTTTCTGGATAAATATTCCATTTACAATTATTGCAATAATATGTAATCAGTATTTAATAAACAGATTGTCTGAGAAAACTAGTCAGCGACCATTTGATTATCTTGGTTTTTTCTTAAATACTCAAATGCTAGTTTTTCTATTAATAGGGCTATTTTTATTAAACAAACATCAATTCCTAGTAGTTAGTATATTATTAATATTATTAAGTTTGTTGCTTGGGACTGCATTTTATCACGTTGAATCCAACAATAGAAATGCATTAGTTGATATTGTAAATTTGAAAAACAATCCAAAGTTGATTAATTATCTTTTTCAAACTTTTGCCTTTGGTTTTGCATCTGCAGTAATATTTTTAATTCCTCCATTTATATTTCAGCAAATATATCATTTAAATATAGAACAAATAAGATTACTTGTTTTAGGAGCACCTGCAGGTTTAATTCTATTCTCAAAAATAACCGGTAAACTTAATGATGGGAGTAAAAACACATTATTTAGCCATTTTGGTTTAAAAATAATTCTGCTTTCTTTAGTTTTTCTTTTAATTCTATCTCCTAATTTGCCATATTTATTCTTAACATTAGGTCTATTTACTTATGGTATTGGAGGAGGATACTTTCAACCTGCTAATATCGCAAACATTATGCAAGAAAGTCCAATAGAACTACAAGGAAGTACTGGAGCTTTACAAAGAATGATACAAAATGTATCGATTTCAATTGGTTCAGCTATTGCTTCAACATGCATAAATTTGTGGTCAGACAATCTATTATTGGCTACTCGAATGAGTTGGGGGATCACACTAGTCATAATTTTCCTAAGTTTAAACGGGGTATCAAAATTATTGAAGCAGAAAAATTAA
- the rpsI gene encoding 30S ribosomal protein S9 → MAQVEYKGTGRRKHSVARVRLVPGEGNITVNGKDVRDYLPFESLILDLNQPFDVTETKGNYDVLVNVHGGGFTGQAQAIRHGIARALLEADPEYRGSLKRAGLLTRDPRMKERKKPGLKAARRSPQFSKR, encoded by the coding sequence TTGGCACAAGTTGAATATAAAGGCACAGGCCGTCGTAAACACTCAGTAGCACGTGTACGTTTAGTACCAGGTGAAGGTAACATCACAGTTAACGGTAAAGATGTACGTGACTACTTACCATTCGAATCATTAATCTTAGACTTAAACCAACCATTCGATGTTACTGAAACTAAAGGTAACTATGACGTTTTAGTTAACGTTCACGGTGGTGGTTTCACTGGACAAGCACAAGCTATCCGTCACGGTATCGCACGTGCATTATTAGAAGCAGATCCTGAGTACAGAGGTTCATTAAAACGCGCTGGTCTCTTAACACGTGACCCACGTATGAAAGAACGTAAAAAACCAGGTCTTAAAGCTGCACGTCGTTCACCACAATTCTCAAAACGTTAA
- the rplM gene encoding 50S ribosomal protein L13: MRQTFMANESNIERKWYVIDAEGQTLGRLSSEVASILRGKNKVTYTPHVDTGDYVIIINASKIQFTGKKETDKIYYRHSNHPGGLKSITAGELRATNPERLLEKSIKGMLPSSRLGEKQGKKLFVYGGAEHPHAAQQPENYELRG; encoded by the coding sequence ATGCGTCAAACATTCATGGCTAACGAATCAAACATTGAACGCAAATGGTACGTTATTGATGCTGAAGGACAAACATTAGGTCGTTTATCATCAGAAGTAGCGTCTATCTTACGCGGTAAAAATAAAGTAACTTATACACCACACGTTGATACAGGTGACTATGTCATCATCATCAACGCTTCAAAAATCCAATTCACTGGTAAAAAAGAAACTGACAAAATTTACTACCGTCACTCAAATCACCCAGGTGGTTTAAAATCAATCACTGCTGGTGAATTAAGAGCAACAAACCCAGAACGTTTATTAGAAAAATCAATCAAAGGTATGTTACCAAGTTCACGTTTAGGTGAAAAACAAGGTAAAAAATTATTTGTCTATGGTGGCGCTGAACATCCACACGCTGCACAACAACCAGAAAACTACGAGTTACGTGGTTAA
- the truA gene encoding tRNA pseudouridine(38-40) synthase TruA → MPRVLVKISYHGGQFLGFQIQNQGRTVQGYFEKILKRMHKQPVRIHPSSRTDRGVHAQEQYFHFDTELNIEPSKWQYAMNRSLPDDIYVHDVQFVDDNFHCRYDCVGKTYRYSVYQAEHRNPFLSQLKTFESSSLDIAAMNEAAQHFIGTHDFTSFCSQKTEVESKERTIYESHVEQTADGIDFVITGSGFLYNMVRVIMAYILEVGKGKREATDVPKLLEAKDRNLVPHTAPAEGLYLQKVYLSPEALQEDFGEEIKIHYKKSTQNS, encoded by the coding sequence ATGCCAAGAGTATTAGTGAAAATCAGTTATCATGGGGGACAGTTTTTAGGCTTTCAAATTCAAAATCAAGGGCGCACAGTTCAAGGGTATTTTGAGAAAATACTAAAGCGTATGCATAAGCAACCTGTACGCATCCACCCGTCGAGTCGTACAGATCGTGGTGTGCATGCACAAGAACAGTATTTTCATTTTGATACAGAGTTGAATATTGAACCATCAAAATGGCAATATGCGATGAATAGAAGCCTACCTGACGACATCTATGTTCATGATGTACAGTTTGTTGATGACAACTTTCATTGCCGCTATGACTGTGTAGGCAAGACCTATCGCTATTCAGTGTATCAAGCAGAACATCGCAATCCTTTCTTATCACAATTGAAGACGTTTGAATCGAGTTCATTGGATATTGCAGCGATGAATGAAGCAGCACAACATTTTATTGGGACACATGACTTTACATCATTTTGTTCTCAAAAAACAGAAGTTGAAAGTAAAGAGCGCACGATATACGAAAGTCATGTAGAACAAACAGCAGATGGAATAGACTTTGTCATTACAGGGTCTGGTTTCCTATATAATATGGTACGTGTTATCATGGCCTATATATTGGAAGTAGGGAAAGGAAAGCGAGAAGCAACAGATGTGCCCAAACTACTCGAAGCAAAGGATCGTAATCTTGTCCCACATACAGCACCAGCAGAAGGACTTTATTTACAAAAGGTATATTTAAGTCCGGAAGCGTTACAAGAGGATTTTGGAGAAGAAATTAAAATTCATTATAAAAAATCAACGCAAAATTCTTAA
- a CDS encoding energy-coupling factor transporter transmembrane component T — protein sequence MKDKLIIGRYLPLDSVLHRLDPRSKFLFVFLFIVVTFFSHDWLAYIWLGFVLYIFLRLGRIPLWFLLKGLLPLFVFLSLTLLMHLFLTKGGTRLFEWGIISIDSHGLQEGVLIVLRLSYIMIISTILTLTTSPLDLTDAFDRLFKPLRYLKIPVSALSMMMAIALRFIPTLMEELDKIINAQKSRGAAFASGSLISRIKAFIPLFIPLFISAFQRAEELAIAMEVRGYDANAERTSYRRLEWQLQDTIALLCIIPITIVSLTIRYII from the coding sequence ATGAAAGATAAGTTGATTATTGGTCGTTATTTACCCTTGGATTCTGTATTACATCGTCTAGATCCACGTAGTAAGTTTTTGTTTGTTTTTTTATTTATTGTTGTTACCTTCTTCAGTCATGATTGGCTCGCTTATATATGGCTTGGCTTCGTTCTATACATTTTTTTAAGATTAGGACGTATCCCACTGTGGTTTTTACTAAAAGGATTGTTACCGCTGTTTGTTTTTTTAAGTTTAACGTTGTTAATGCATTTATTTTTAACAAAAGGTGGAACACGATTATTTGAGTGGGGGATTATTTCAATTGACTCACATGGCTTGCAAGAAGGGGTGTTGATTGTTTTACGATTATCATATATCATGATTATTTCAACAATCTTAACATTGACGACGAGTCCACTCGATTTGACAGATGCATTTGATCGGTTGTTCAAGCCGTTGAGATACTTGAAAATACCTGTATCAGCATTAAGCATGATGATGGCAATTGCCTTGCGTTTTATTCCAACACTGATGGAAGAACTCGATAAGATTATTAATGCACAAAAATCACGAGGCGCTGCATTTGCGAGTGGTTCCTTAATATCGAGAATTAAAGCATTTATTCCACTATTTATCCCGTTATTCATTTCAGCATTTCAGCGTGCAGAAGAACTCGCTATTGCGATGGAAGTACGTGGTTATGATGCCAATGCAGAACGTACAAGTTATCGACGCCTTGAATGGCAATTACAAGATACAATCGCGTTATTATGTATTATCCCGATTACGATTGTCTCTTTGACAATTCGTTATATTATATAG
- a CDS encoding energy-coupling factor transporter ATPase gives MIVFEDVSYTYQQRTPYEFQALNLVTTTFEQGRYYAIIGKTGSGKSTLIQHLNGLLKPSRGKLQILDVPVTRKTKDKTLQKVRKRIGMVFQFPESQLFEQTVEHEILFGPKNFGLDLTKARQKAVSLLEKLNLDAEEMMKQSPFLLSGGQMRKVALVAILAMDPDILVLDEPTAGLDPKSKRQVMQLFKEIQVKEHKTIILVTHDMNDVAAYADEVKVMSKGRVMSSQTPEQLFRDTAYVQSLHLDLPDIVQLQRDLEDRLHIQFDRLAMTEAQFAEMYKAWRDEHER, from the coding sequence ATGATTGTATTTGAAGATGTTTCGTATACTTATCAGCAGCGTACGCCGTATGAATTTCAAGCACTCAATCTTGTGACAACGACATTTGAACAGGGGCGGTATTATGCGATTATCGGCAAAACGGGTTCTGGTAAGTCAACACTGATACAACATTTGAACGGCCTTCTCAAGCCGAGTCGTGGCAAATTACAAATATTAGATGTGCCTGTTACACGAAAAACCAAAGATAAAACATTACAAAAAGTGAGAAAACGCATTGGTATGGTGTTTCAATTTCCTGAATCTCAATTGTTTGAGCAAACGGTGGAACATGAGATATTGTTTGGCCCCAAAAACTTTGGTTTAGACTTAACGAAAGCACGTCAAAAAGCAGTGTCATTATTAGAGAAGCTCAATCTAGATGCAGAGGAAATGATGAAACAGTCTCCTTTTTTACTCTCAGGTGGGCAGATGCGCAAAGTTGCACTTGTTGCAATTCTTGCGATGGATCCAGATATCCTCGTCTTAGATGAACCGACGGCTGGTTTAGACCCTAAGAGTAAAAGACAAGTGATGCAATTATTTAAAGAAATACAAGTTAAAGAGCACAAGACCATTATCCTTGTAACCCATGATATGAACGATGTAGCAGCATATGCAGATGAAGTGAAAGTAATGTCAAAAGGGCGTGTGATGAGTAGCCAAACACCTGAGCAGCTATTTAGAGATACTGCGTACGTACAATCATTGCATCTTGACTTACCAGACATTGTTCAGCTACAACGAGATTTAGAAGATCGATTGCACATACAATTTGATAGACTTGCGATGACAGAAGCGCAATTTGCGGAGATGTATAAAGCGTGGAGGGACGAACATGAAAGATAA
- a CDS encoding energy-coupling factor transporter ATPase: MSKEPLLQVQNVSFRYDEETEQILNDVSFTVNKGDWVSIVGHNGSGKSTLAKLIAGVESTFDGDIKIEEESIKDISLSAFHHHIGFVFQNPDNQFVGSTVKYDVAFGLENKCIPYDEMHHIVSQVLKDVDMKDKQNHEPTSLSGGQKQRVAIAGVLALQPKLIILDEATSMLDPEGKKEIMSMIQYLNQEQGMTVLSITHDLSEVVTSDKVLVLNKGTVVLSGTVDDIFAHADTLLAYGLDMPFEMRMARLLDLEKGFLTYNELLECLT; the protein is encoded by the coding sequence ATGTCCAAAGAACCATTATTACAAGTACAAAATGTTTCATTCCGTTATGATGAAGAGACTGAACAGATATTAAATGATGTTAGCTTTACTGTGAATAAAGGTGACTGGGTTTCTATTGTCGGCCATAACGGCTCTGGTAAGTCTACATTGGCAAAACTCATTGCTGGTGTAGAGAGTACATTTGATGGAGATATTAAAATTGAAGAAGAATCGATCAAGGATATTTCATTGTCGGCATTTCACCATCACATTGGCTTTGTATTTCAAAACCCTGACAATCAATTTGTCGGTTCAACTGTAAAATATGATGTCGCATTCGGTCTTGAAAATAAGTGCATCCCTTATGACGAAATGCATCACATTGTCTCACAAGTTTTGAAAGATGTTGATATGAAAGATAAACAAAACCATGAACCCACGTCGTTATCAGGCGGTCAAAAGCAACGTGTGGCCATTGCAGGAGTTCTCGCTTTACAACCCAAGCTAATCATATTGGATGAAGCGACATCAATGCTGGATCCTGAAGGTAAAAAAGAGATTATGTCGATGATTCAATATCTTAATCAAGAACAAGGGATGACTGTACTTTCAATTACACATGATTTATCTGAAGTTGTCACATCAGATAAGGTCCTTGTGTTAAATAAAGGAACTGTCGTGTTGTCCGGTACGGTTGATGATATATTTGCCCATGCAGATACTTTGTTGGCATATGGTCTTGATATGCCCTTTGAGATGCGCATGGCACGATTATTAGATTTGGAAAAAGGTTTTTTAACTTATAATGAATTATTGGAGTGTTTGACATGA